From the genome of Psychrilyobacter atlanticus DSM 19335, one region includes:
- the rfaD gene encoding ADP-glyceromanno-heptose 6-epimerase, which translates to MILITGACGFIASALTWELNEGGRNDIILSGELEKEDKWLNIRDRDYYDWVHKNDLFDWLAVQENAAKITAVVHMGACSATTEADMDFLMDNNYEYTKKLWKFCTKRDINYIYASSAATYGLGELGYDDDVTPEELKKLKPLNKYGYSKKFFDDWAFKQEETPKQWVGIKFFNVYGPQEYHKDRMASMVFHAFNQYKKDGLVKLFKSHKAEYEDGGQLRDFVYIKDVVKVLKFFIESEDKSGIYNIGTGIARSFKDLALNAIRAGADDYSLEESKVIDYVPMPEDLRGRYQYYTCAEMKKLKSVGYTEKFHTLEEGVKDYVQNHLAKENPYL; encoded by the coding sequence ATGATATTAATAACAGGAGCATGCGGGTTTATTGCCAGTGCACTAACTTGGGAATTAAATGAAGGCGGGAGAAATGATATTATCTTATCTGGAGAATTAGAAAAAGAAGATAAGTGGTTAAATATAAGGGATAGAGATTATTATGACTGGGTCCACAAAAACGATCTATTTGACTGGCTGGCTGTTCAGGAAAATGCAGCAAAAATAACAGCGGTAGTCCATATGGGTGCATGTTCTGCAACTACTGAAGCAGATATGGATTTTTTGATGGATAATAACTATGAATATACAAAAAAATTATGGAAATTTTGTACAAAAAGAGATATTAATTATATCTATGCTTCTTCTGCTGCTACTTATGGGTTAGGAGAGTTAGGTTATGATGATGATGTAACTCCAGAGGAATTAAAAAAATTAAAACCATTGAATAAATATGGATACTCTAAAAAATTCTTTGATGACTGGGCATTTAAGCAGGAGGAAACTCCTAAACAATGGGTTGGAATAAAGTTTTTTAATGTATATGGACCTCAGGAATACCATAAAGACAGAATGGCATCTATGGTATTTCACGCATTCAACCAATATAAAAAAGATGGACTTGTAAAATTATTTAAATCTCATAAGGCTGAATATGAAGATGGAGGTCAGTTAAGGGACTTCGTTTATATAAAAGATGTAGTAAAGGTATTAAAGTTCTTTATAGAGAGTGAGGATAAATCAGGAATCTATAATATAGGAACTGGAATCGCCAGAAGCTTTAAAGATCTTGCGTTAAATGCAATAAGAGCAGGTGCAGATGACTATTCATTGGAGGAATCTAAAGTTATAGACTATGTACCTATGCCGGAAGACCTTAGAGGAAGATACCAATATTATACTTGTGCAGAGATGAAAAAATTAAAGTCAGTTGGTTATACAGAAAAATTCCATACTTTAGAAGAGGGAGTAAAGGATTACGTTCAAAATCATTTGGCTAAAGAAAATCCATACCTATAA
- the trxA gene encoding thioredoxin produces MSKVIYTDETSFDTVIQDGIVLVDFYADWCGPCKMLAPILDELSEEVSAKIVKVNVDDNPGLSQKYGVRSIPTMIAFKNGEAVDQIIGLVQKSALSEKLNSY; encoded by the coding sequence ATGAGTAAAGTTATATATACCGATGAAACTAGTTTCGATACAGTTATCCAAGATGGGATTGTTTTAGTTGATTTTTATGCTGACTGGTGTGGTCCTTGCAAGATGTTAGCTCCAATTTTAGATGAATTATCTGAAGAAGTTAGTGCTAAGATCGTTAAAGTGAATGTAGATGATAACCCAGGATTATCTCAAAAATATGGTGTTAGAAGTATACCTACTATGATAGCTTTTAAAAATGGAGAAGCTGTCGATCAAATAATCGGATTAGTTCAAAAAAGTGCTTTAAGTGAAAAATTAAATTCATATTAA
- a CDS encoding response regulator transcription factor, protein MKILVVEDEENIRKVIKKILEINEFEVLEASDGAEAMDIFYREKVDLIVLDWMLPKISGIEVLKMIREESSLPILMLTAKSQEDDEVEGLEVGANDYLKKPFSLKILITRVKKLLNLIGGRKRYGVLDIDLNNHKVYIKGKNTNISPKEFELLNYLILNSGIALNREKILSDVWDFAYDGDYRTVDTHIKTLRKKIGAEHITTVRGVGYKFEVDKR, encoded by the coding sequence ATGAAAATACTTGTTGTAGAGGATGAGGAGAATATAAGAAAAGTAATAAAGAAAATCTTGGAAATAAATGAATTTGAGGTTTTAGAAGCTAGCGATGGAGCAGAAGCTATGGATATATTCTACAGAGAGAAAGTAGATTTAATTGTATTGGACTGGATGCTGCCGAAAATAAGCGGTATTGAAGTACTGAAGATGATCAGGGAAGAATCTAGTCTTCCAATCCTAATGCTTACAGCAAAATCTCAAGAGGACGATGAAGTAGAAGGGCTAGAAGTAGGAGCAAACGATTATCTAAAGAAACCGTTTAGTTTGAAAATATTAATCACAAGGGTAAAAAAACTACTTAACTTAATAGGTGGAAGGAAAAGGTATGGTGTCTTAGATATCGACTTAAACAATCATAAGGTGTATATAAAAGGGAAGAACACGAATATATCTCCTAAGGAATTTGAGCTCTTGAATTATTTAATATTAAATAGTGGAATAGCCTTGAATAGGGAAAAAATATTATCTGATGTATGGGATTTTGCTTACGATGGAGATTATAGAACTGTAGATACCCATATAAAAACCTTGAGAAAAAAAATTGGTGCTGAACATATAACTACTGTAAGAGGGGTAGGTTATAAATTTGAGGTGGATAAAAGATGA
- a CDS encoding SHOCT domain-containing protein: protein MKGKKGEFLEKSETPLERLKMRLVKGEITKEEYEELKKIIED from the coding sequence ATGAAGGGAAAAAAAGGAGAATTTCTTGAAAAATCAGAAACACCTTTAGAAAGATTGAAGATGAGATTAGTTAAAGGAGAGATAACCAAGGAAGAGTACGAAGAATTAAAAAAAATAATAGAAGATTAG
- a CDS encoding coproporphyrinogen III oxidase — translation MENIKLNFEIKKNNLKEFIRVLIPELVDEKITIMEKKCDEFLELELEAAGKKVVFSYENHLDRFEDQRIVMSKVGLLKLMDKKYPWGGLIGVRPTKLVRRFFNLSYTYEEIEKLLCELYLVTPKKVKLLIDVVKKEMEFLNRDHINMYIGIPYCPTKCRYCSFASYEMKGKIGKYYDEFVDTLLEEISLTGEFLKGTSNKIESLYIGGGTPSILTEIDMERVLKAIKGNINLTDLKEFTLEAGRVDTLTFKKLDIMKSYGVERISLNPQTFNLGTLEKLNRPLDRDKFDEMFNYAKKIGLIINMDLILGLPGETTEDILYTLEELKKYPAENLTTHVLALKKASVLFKDVQTSIPLDYEKIEKKLYEVTESKNMKPYYMYRQKNSLEWGENMGFAIEGTESIFNIEMIEENQSTLGLGGGAITKSVVAESLTVDKIKRIVSPKEPIAYVRQMKERLPKKLELFK, via the coding sequence ATGGAAAATATTAAATTAAATTTTGAGATAAAAAAAAATAATTTGAAGGAATTTATTCGTGTTCTTATACCAGAATTGGTAGATGAAAAAATAACTATTATGGAAAAAAAATGTGATGAATTCTTAGAATTAGAATTAGAGGCAGCAGGCAAGAAAGTTGTATTTTCGTATGAAAATCATCTAGATAGGTTTGAGGACCAGAGGATAGTCATGTCTAAGGTAGGGCTTTTAAAATTGATGGATAAAAAATATCCATGGGGTGGTCTTATCGGTGTAAGACCTACAAAATTAGTGAGAAGATTTTTCAACCTTTCATACACCTATGAGGAGATTGAAAAACTCTTGTGCGAGCTATATCTAGTGACTCCTAAAAAAGTAAAATTACTCATAGATGTAGTTAAAAAAGAGATGGAGTTTCTCAATAGAGATCATATAAATATGTATATCGGAATTCCTTATTGTCCCACAAAGTGCAGATACTGCTCCTTTGCTTCCTATGAAATGAAGGGAAAAATAGGTAAATACTATGATGAATTTGTAGATACTCTTTTAGAGGAAATAAGTCTTACAGGGGAATTTTTAAAGGGAACTTCTAATAAAATTGAATCTCTCTATATTGGAGGAGGAACACCTAGTATATTAACAGAGATTGATATGGAAAGGGTATTGAAAGCGATAAAAGGTAATATAAACTTAACTGATTTAAAGGAATTCACCCTAGAAGCTGGAAGGGTCGATACACTTACCTTTAAAAAATTAGATATAATGAAATCTTACGGAGTGGAGAGAATTAGTTTGAATCCTCAGACGTTTAATCTGGGAACTTTAGAAAAGTTAAATCGTCCTTTGGATAGGGACAAATTTGATGAGATGTTTAATTATGCTAAAAAAATAGGTCTTATAATTAATATGGATTTGATATTGGGACTTCCAGGAGAGACTACAGAGGATATTTTATATACTCTGGAGGAATTGAAAAAATACCCTGCTGAAAATTTGACAACTCATGTGCTTGCATTAAAAAAAGCTTCTGTTTTGTTTAAAGATGTTCAGACGTCTATACCTCTTGACTATGAGAAAATAGAGAAAAAATTATATGAGGTTACAGAAAGTAAAAATATGAAACCTTACTATATGTACAGGCAGAAAAATAGCCTTGAGTGGGGAGAAAATATGGGGTTTGCTATAGAGGGAACAGAATCGATATTTAATATTGAGATGATAGAGGAGAATCAATCGACCCTTGGATTAGGAGGAGGAGCAATTACTAAATCTGTAGTAGCTGAAAGCCTTACAGTAGATAAGATAAAAAGAATCGTAAGTCCCAAAGAGCCTATCGCCTATGTGAGGCAAATGAAGGAAAGGTTACCTAAAAAATTGGAGTTATTTAAATAG
- a CDS encoding type IV pilus twitching motility protein PilT — MELRKVLEKAKEVGGSDVHFVVGRPPMIRINGELLDTGDFDKMVPRNLEDLAKTILSEDQYIEFKEHHEYDFAFGVSGLGRYRVNIHMQRGTIGITVRVLNTEIPSFEQLKLPGTLKQFTEYKNGLVLVTGPTGSGKSTTLAAMIDKINGEKAHHIITIEDPIEYLHPHKKSVVEQREIRSDTASFKTALKYILRQDPDVILVGEMRDLETVEAAITAAETGHLVFGTLHTNSAAKTIDRIIDVFPKERQGQIRSQLSTSLRGVIAQQLVPLKDGTGRRVALEILVGTPAVGNLIREGKIHQIPSALQTGARFGMVTMEKSLEELFDKGIITREEYNNRIL; from the coding sequence ATGGAATTAAGAAAAGTTTTAGAGAAAGCTAAAGAAGTTGGAGGGTCAGATGTTCATTTTGTAGTAGGTAGACCACCTATGATAAGAATAAACGGAGAACTGTTAGACACAGGTGATTTTGATAAGATGGTTCCTCGAAATTTAGAGGATCTAGCTAAAACGATTCTGTCAGAAGATCAATATATAGAGTTTAAAGAACACCATGAATATGATTTTGCTTTTGGAGTATCAGGTCTTGGAAGGTACAGAGTAAATATCCATATGCAGAGGGGAACAATCGGGATAACTGTCAGAGTTTTGAATACGGAAATTCCTTCCTTCGAACAGTTAAAATTACCAGGAACCCTAAAACAATTTACAGAGTATAAAAATGGATTAGTGTTGGTAACAGGACCTACAGGTAGTGGTAAATCAACTACTTTGGCAGCTATGATAGATAAGATTAATGGTGAAAAAGCACATCACATAATTACGATAGAAGATCCTATAGAATACCTGCATCCCCACAAGAAAAGTGTGGTAGAACAGAGGGAGATCAGGTCGGATACGGCTTCATTTAAAACAGCATTAAAATATATCCTCAGACAAGATCCAGATGTAATTCTTGTAGGAGAGATGAGAGATTTAGAAACTGTAGAGGCTGCAATAACGGCAGCTGAGACAGGTCATCTAGTTTTTGGAACTCTTCATACAAATAGTGCGGCTAAAACAATAGATAGAATAATAGATGTGTTCCCGAAAGAGAGACAGGGACAGATCAGATCTCAGCTTTCCACTTCTTTAAGGGGAGTAATAGCTCAGCAGTTGGTTCCACTAAAAGATGGAACTGGTCGAAGAGTAGCTTTAGAGATATTGGTTGGGACACCAGCTGTAGGAAACCTTATAAGGGAAGGAAAAATTCATCAGATACCGTCTGCCCTACAAACAGGAGCTAGATTTGGGATGGTAACAATGGAAAAATCTTTGGAAGAACTATTCGATAAAGGGATCATAACCAGAGAAGAATATAATAATAGAATATTATAA
- a CDS encoding sensor histidine kinase, producing MKLKLTHKVFIFSLALVSLVIVGGIYINNNYLEDFYSNRRIAQIKKVRELISEGVPTEEELDTYAQKYNITINMMDRVSPRRIARYQLDENNEGNRLSKHRGMDHLEYYKLLPTGQFIILRISMDSIQSTVGIVNEFYIYEGIAILIGSLFFVYIFSLHITRPIIALNSIIRRMVNMDFSYRANIKSGDELEELGDNINFLSSELEKNIGQLKLSNMKLKDEVEKRRKIDELRKEFIASVTHEIKTPVTVINTHAEMLLYDLVENKEEGKEYLKTIMSEGDNISTLLNELIKLIKLEEKIVDIEIDKLDLFDLLREESSKYKIDLVEKNVSLILNLEEDMIALGDNFKIRQVVNNLLSNGVSYVENGGELRVNLETIEDKARVEVINTGSSIPEDKLENIWKAFYRVEKSRNKKYGGTGLGLTIVNGILERHGSEFGVENIKNGVKFWFTLKKVSKEV from the coding sequence ATGAAATTAAAACTGACTCATAAGGTGTTTATATTTTCTTTAGCCCTTGTATCTTTAGTGATAGTTGGTGGGATCTACATAAATAATAACTATTTGGAAGATTTTTACTCTAATAGGAGGATAGCTCAGATAAAAAAAGTACGTGAACTGATCTCTGAGGGAGTCCCTACAGAGGAAGAGCTCGACACCTATGCACAAAAATATAATATTACAATAAATATGATGGATAGGGTAAGCCCCAGGCGTATAGCGAGATATCAATTAGATGAAAACAATGAGGGGAACAGGCTAAGCAAACACAGGGGAATGGATCATTTAGAATATTATAAATTACTTCCGACAGGACAGTTTATAATTCTAAGGATATCCATGGATTCTATACAGAGTACAGTAGGAATAGTAAATGAATTTTATATCTATGAAGGAATAGCCATATTGATAGGGTCACTTTTTTTTGTATATATATTTTCCCTTCATATTACACGGCCTATAATAGCTTTAAATTCTATCATAAGAAGGATGGTGAATATGGATTTTTCCTATAGGGCCAATATAAAAAGCGGGGATGAACTGGAAGAATTAGGAGATAATATAAACTTTCTCTCCTCTGAACTGGAAAAAAATATAGGGCAGCTAAAACTATCCAACATGAAACTTAAAGATGAAGTAGAAAAGAGAAGGAAGATAGATGAACTCAGAAAGGAGTTTATTGCCAGTGTAACCCATGAGATAAAGACTCCTGTAACGGTAATAAATACCCATGCTGAGATGCTTCTCTATGATTTGGTTGAAAATAAGGAGGAAGGAAAGGAATATCTGAAGACTATTATGTCTGAGGGAGACAATATAAGCACCCTTTTGAATGAATTAATAAAACTTATAAAGTTAGAGGAAAAAATAGTGGATATAGAGATAGATAAACTAGATTTATTCGACCTGTTAAGGGAAGAGAGTTCTAAATATAAGATAGATCTCGTAGAGAAAAATGTAAGTTTAATATTAAATTTAGAGGAAGATATGATAGCTTTGGGGGACAATTTTAAGATAAGACAGGTTGTAAATAATCTTTTGAGTAATGGAGTGTCCTATGTAGAAAATGGCGGTGAACTCAGAGTTAATTTAGAAACTATAGAAGATAAAGCAAGGGTAGAGGTAATAAATACAGGATCTTCTATCCCGGAAGATAAGTTAGAAAATATTTGGAAGGCGTTCTACAGAGTGGAGAAATCTAGGAATAAAAAGTATGGCGGGACAGGTCTTGGGCTCACTATAGTTAATGGGATCTTAGAAAGGCATGGATCAGAATTTGGTGTAGAAAATATAAAAAATGGTGTAAAATTTTGGTTTACACTGAAAAAAGTATCCAAGGAGGTATAA
- a CDS encoding GNAT family N-acetyltransferase, translating into MIGIKLILPVKKLEKQFKEIILDYQKEDELLYYSYMDAMNNFDGYLKRLEEIRNGRNLPEGDVATTEYWLVDEKEKEIRGMIKIRHEIIPVHGNVGYDIPPKKRFLGYGTNILYLGIEKAKELGLREIRVSCASDNEGSRKIILKNNAVFIGLAEDNAEFYEQYIIK; encoded by the coding sequence GTGATAGGTATAAAATTAATATTACCTGTAAAAAAACTTGAAAAACAATTTAAAGAGATAATACTTGATTATCAGAAAGAAGATGAACTTCTGTATTATTCATATATGGATGCAATGAATAATTTTGACGGTTATTTAAAAAGGTTAGAGGAAATAAGAAACGGAAGAAATCTGCCTGAAGGCGATGTTGCTACGACTGAATATTGGCTTGTAGATGAAAAAGAGAAAGAAATTAGAGGGATGATAAAGATAAGGCATGAGATTATACCTGTTCATGGAAATGTAGGTTATGATATACCTCCTAAAAAAAGATTTTTAGGATATGGAACTAATATATTATACCTGGGAATAGAAAAAGCTAAAGAACTAGGGCTAAGAGAGATAAGAGTTTCCTGTGCTTCTGACAATGAGGGATCAAGAAAAATAATTTTAAAAAATAATGCTGTTTTTATAGGCTTGGCAGAGGATAACGCTGAATTTTACGAACAATATATAATCAAATAA
- a CDS encoding GNAT family N-acetyltransferase: MKNLGTKTLIHENFILRKFKLGDEYGMFKNYCNDEKVTEYITWDPHKDIKLTKELLTSWITEYSDTGYRWAIEIDDEVVGSIDLVKQDLDEKVGEIGYCLGSKFWDKKIMTNALNLMMDYLFNEVGFEKLSARHIVENPNSGRVMINNNMKHTKIEEISIKTLKSLQKIKVYELDKKSFMKFR; this comes from the coding sequence ATGAAAAATTTAGGAACTAAAACTTTAATACATGAAAATTTTATTTTAAGGAAATTTAAGTTAGGTGATGAATATGGTATGTTTAAAAATTATTGTAATGATGAAAAAGTAACAGAATATATAACATGGGATCCCCATAAAGATATTAAATTAACAAAAGAACTTCTGACATCGTGGATAACTGAATATAGTGATACAGGATACAGATGGGCAATAGAGATAGACGATGAAGTAGTGGGAAGTATTGATTTAGTAAAGCAGGATTTAGATGAGAAAGTAGGAGAAATAGGGTATTGTTTAGGATCAAAATTTTGGGATAAAAAAATAATGACAAATGCTTTAAATCTAATGATGGATTACCTTTTTAATGAGGTAGGGTTTGAAAAACTAAGTGCCAGGCACATAGTTGAAAATCCAAATTCAGGAAGAGTAATGATAAATAACAATATGAAACATACAAAAATTGAAGAAATATCAATAAAAACTTTGAAAAGTTTACAGAAAATAAAAGTTTATGAGTTAGATAAAAAAAGTTTTATGAAATTTAGATAA
- the thrS gene encoding threonine--tRNA ligase, translating into MIKITLPSGDIKEFDAPVNMFQIAKSISNSLAKNAVAAKVDGKLVDMTTMASEDAAVELIMPNSEEGIEIIRHSTAHLMAQAVIRLFPETKVAIGPSIEYGFYYDFDPKEQFTEEDLAKIEAEMKKLVKEDIKITKENISKEDAIAKFKEAGEDYKVEIITDIAVGALTLYSQGEFTDLCLGPHVPSTRYLKSFKLMSVAGAYWRGDSSNKMLQRIYGIAFDSDKALKLHLKFLEEAEKRDHRKLGKELDLFFMSEYGPGFPFWLPKGMELRNVLEDLWKSEHRNAGYQEVRTPIMLNKELWETSGHWFNYKENMYLSEIDKHEFAIKPMNCPGSVLVYKHGLHSYKDFPIRMGELGIVHRHEFSGALHGLFRVRNFTQDDAHIFMTPDQIEEEIIGVINLIDKFYNKLFGFEYHIELSTKPEKAIGSDDIWDKAESALEGAMKKIGLDYKLNPGDGAFYGPKLDFKIKDCLGREWQCGTIQLDFNLPERFDMNYIGEDGEKHRPVMVHRVVYGSVERFIGILIEHFAGAFPLWLAPTQIKLLTLNDEVVPYAKEVMAELAKVGIRCELDDRAEKIGYKIREANGKFKIPVQLILGKSEAEANEVNVRRFGSKDQETMKLNDFISMIVEEAKVKFDN; encoded by the coding sequence ATGATTAAGATAACTTTACCAAGCGGGGATATCAAAGAATTTGATGCTCCAGTAAACATGTTTCAAATTGCCAAAAGTATAAGTAACTCACTAGCTAAAAATGCTGTAGCAGCAAAGGTCGATGGAAAATTAGTAGATATGACTACAATGGCTTCAGAAGACGCTGCTGTAGAACTTATCATGCCTAACAGTGAAGAGGGAATAGAGATAATTAGACATTCCACTGCACATCTTATGGCTCAAGCTGTAATCAGACTTTTCCCTGAAACTAAAGTAGCTATAGGGCCGTCTATAGAATACGGATTCTACTACGACTTCGACCCTAAAGAACAATTTACAGAGGAAGACTTAGCTAAAATTGAAGCTGAGATGAAAAAACTAGTTAAGGAAGACATTAAGATAACTAAAGAAAATATCTCTAAAGAAGATGCAATAGCAAAGTTTAAAGAAGCAGGAGAGGACTACAAAGTAGAGATCATTACTGATATTGCAGTAGGAGCTCTTACTCTATATTCTCAAGGTGAATTTACAGACCTATGTCTTGGACCTCATGTACCTTCTACTAGATATTTAAAATCATTTAAACTTATGTCAGTAGCTGGAGCTTACTGGAGAGGAGATTCTTCTAACAAGATGTTACAAAGAATCTATGGTATAGCTTTTGATTCAGATAAAGCATTAAAACTACACCTAAAATTCTTAGAAGAAGCTGAAAAAAGAGATCATAGAAAATTAGGTAAAGAGTTAGACCTATTCTTCATGAGTGAATATGGTCCAGGATTCCCATTCTGGTTACCAAAAGGAATGGAATTAAGAAATGTATTAGAAGACCTTTGGAAATCAGAGCATAGAAATGCCGGATATCAAGAAGTTAGAACTCCTATCATGCTTAATAAAGAGTTATGGGAAACTTCTGGCCACTGGTTTAACTATAAAGAAAACATGTATCTTTCTGAGATAGATAAACATGAATTTGCTATAAAACCTATGAACTGTCCTGGAAGTGTTTTAGTATACAAACACGGATTACATTCTTATAAGGATTTCCCTATTAGAATGGGTGAATTAGGTATCGTACATAGACATGAATTCTCTGGTGCATTACACGGATTATTCAGAGTTAGAAACTTCACACAGGACGACGCTCATATCTTTATGACTCCAGACCAAATTGAAGAAGAGATCATAGGAGTTATCAACTTGATCGACAAATTCTACAATAAATTATTTGGATTCGAATACCATATCGAACTATCTACTAAACCTGAAAAGGCTATTGGATCCGACGATATATGGGATAAAGCTGAATCAGCACTAGAAGGAGCTATGAAAAAAATTGGATTAGATTATAAATTAAATCCAGGAGATGGAGCATTTTATGGTCCTAAGTTAGACTTCAAAATCAAAGATTGTTTAGGTAGAGAATGGCAATGTGGAACTATCCAACTTGACTTTAATCTTCCAGAAAGATTTGATATGAACTATATTGGAGAAGATGGAGAAAAGCATAGACCAGTTATGGTCCATAGAGTAGTTTATGGTTCAGTTGAAAGATTTATCGGAATCTTAATCGAACATTTTGCAGGTGCATTCCCATTATGGTTAGCTCCTACACAAATAAAATTACTTACTCTAAATGATGAAGTAGTTCCATATGCTAAGGAAGTTATGGCTGAATTAGCTAAAGTTGGGATCAGATGTGAGTTAGATGACAGAGCAGAAAAAATAGGATATAAGATCAGAGAAGCTAATGGTAAATTCAAGATTCCTGTTCAATTAATCTTAGGAAAATCTGAAGCTGAAGCTAATGAAGTAAATGTAAGAAGATTTGGTTCAAAAGATCAAGAAACTATGAAATTAAACGACTTTATTTCTATGATCGTAGAGGAAGCTAAAGTAAAATTTGATAACTAA
- a CDS encoding ComEA family DNA-binding protein, with protein sequence MNQNIKLIIIITVILMTSFIYNKTRPEKKSIKLKKEMIFSSSDEMGKLNINHAELEDYLKVGISLSIAKKIFEYKEIIGRVDKLKDLSRIAGIGDKTVEKLSKNIEVRDGGTLNKLKINSASTKVLKYYGFTKKEIKKIETYIEKNDVIYSNIEMMEILGEERYRVYEKIIEYN encoded by the coding sequence ATGAATCAGAATATTAAGTTAATCATTATAATTACAGTAATATTGATGACGAGTTTTATTTACAACAAGACAAGACCTGAAAAAAAGAGTATAAAATTAAAAAAAGAGATGATTTTTAGCAGTAGTGATGAAATGGGAAAATTAAATATAAATCATGCTGAATTAGAAGATTATTTAAAAGTAGGAATAAGTCTTAGTATTGCTAAAAAAATATTTGAATATAAAGAAATAATAGGAAGGGTAGATAAATTAAAAGATCTCTCAAGGATAGCCGGTATAGGGGATAAAACTGTAGAAAAGTTATCTAAAAATATAGAGGTAAGAGATGGGGGAACTTTAAATAAATTAAAGATAAATTCAGCTTCTACTAAGGTATTAAAATATTATGGGTTTACTAAAAAAGAAATAAAAAAAATAGAAACTTATATAGAAAAAAATGATGTGATCTATTCTAATATTGAGATGATGGAGATATTAGGGGAGGAAAGATACAGAGTCTATGAAAAAATTATAGAATACAATTAG